The nucleotide window TCGCTAAAAGCTCTCGAGCCGGATCCTTGGGATGCTCACAAGGACATCCTAAAAGCAGGAAGTATTCAAAAAGGCAAAGCCACGAAGCTCATGGAGTTCGGTGCTTTTATTGAGCTTGCCGAGCATGTTGAGGGCTTGCTGCATATCACTGAGCTTGGAGATAAACTCGTCCATGCTGATCAAGCGTTAAAGGTTGGCGACGAAGTGGACGTGGTTGTCGAGCGGGTGGACCGCAAACAACGCCGCATTTCCTTATCAAAGCTTACACCCGACGAAGCAAAAGCGATGCTAGAGGCTCAGGCGCAAGGCGAAACCTTGCTTCCACTATCCAAACTTAAGGTTGGCGCACATGTTCCTGTACGCGTCACCAAAAGTGGCCGCCAAGGGCTCGATATTCATGTTGTCGGAGTCGCAGGCAAAAAAGGCCGCGGGTTCATTTCATCCAAAGATATGGGCGGCGCGAGCGCACAGGAGAAAAAAGATCTCTTTGCTGTCGGCGCCGAGCTCGAGGTGAAGATTATTCGCATCGAGCGAAACGGCTTGCTCAAGTGTTCACACCGTGGCTATTTGAACGACGAAGAAAAGCGTGCGGTCAAAGACTATCGTAAAGAATCCTCGAAGCAGAGCTTGGGTACGTTGGGTGATATTTTAAAGGCAAAGCTCTCGAGTTAAAGCTTTTTTTTGGAAATCTGCATCTTGCAGCTTTGCTGCGGCGCTGCTATCTAGTAGCCCATCTCATCGGGCGATTAACTCAGGGGTAGAGTGCCATCTTCACACGGTGGAAGTCGCTGGTTCAAATCCAGCATCGCCCACTAACTTTTACTCTTCCAGGCGCGCTTCGCCGCGTTCTTCGGCCCAGTGATAGGCGAAGGCTGCGCCAAACACAAAGACTTGGGCTGAATAATAAGCCCACAAAAACACCATCGCGATGGTACCCGCCCCACCGTAGGCCGAAAACAAAGCGAGTTTCTGCAGATACAGTCCAGCACCAAAAGAGCCGAGGACAAAAAGGGCAGAAGTCACAGTGGCACCCATGGCTACATTGCGCCATGAGAGACTCTTATCCGGCAGCCATTTGAAAACTAGCAAAAACATAAGGGCAAGCAAAACAAAAGCTGCAACAAGATCCACGCTGGTCTCGGAGTTGAACTGATTGAGCGGTGAGGGCAACCAACTTGAAAAATAGAGCACGAATGTTTTCCATAGCATAACCAGCATCATGACCAGGGCACAAAGACCAACGAGCACAAGGGCAATGACCCTTCGTTTGAGGGCTCGAGTTGTTAACTGATACCAGTGAAGTTCGGTGGAGCGCTTTACCTTCCAAATTTGGTTTAGGGCTACTCGTATTGAAGAAAACAAACGGCTACTCGCAAACAAAAGCACAAGCAGACCGAGTCCGGTGGCCAGGTTTCGACCTTCTGGATGTTGAGCTCGGCGCAGCAATTCCTGCAAATGCGTCGCTGCATCGGTACCAATGTAGAATCGTAGTTGTGAAAACATTTCGGCTTGTACGGCTTGTTCGCCTAAGAAAGTGCCGGCAAAAAGTACAACCGCGATGGCCAAAGGAGAAGCCGAGAGCAGCGCGTAAAAGGCAATCGCTGCGCTCACTAGCGACCCGTGCTGATCATGAAAGCTATGAAAGCTCTTTTTTATCACGCGACAAAAGACCATGTCACCGCAGCTATACCACGACCAATTGATTCTAGCGTAGCTCTGCTGCACAATGCCTCGGTTATGCTTATATATTCATGGAACGTTAATGGTATTCGAGCGGCCTGCAAAAAGGGTTTCCTCGATTGGTTTCAGCACTGCGGCGCAGATATTGTGGGTCTACAAGAGGTGCGCGCGAACGAAGAGCAGATCCCAGAAGAGTTGCGTGCTCCAGCGGGTTGGTATCGTCATTCGGTCAGTGCCGAACGCAAAGGTTATAGCGGCGTGACCTTGTATTCTCGTCAGGAACCCGACGAAGTTCATATCTCGCTTAGTGCGAAGGAATTTGACTGTGAGGGACGCTTGCAAGTGGCGCGGTTCGGTAAACTCTGGGTTGTAAACTGCTACTTTCCCAATGGAAATGGAAAGGACCGTGACAACAGTCGAGTGCTTTTCAAGCTGGCTTTCTATCAGCGCTTGTTTGACTATCTCGAGCCGGCCGTGAAAAAAAACGAGCGCTTGGTCGTTATGGGGGACTTCAATACGGCTCATACGGAAATTGATATTGCACGGCCCAAAGCGAACGAAAAGACAAGCGGCTTTTTGCCCGAAGAACGCGAGGAGTTTTCTCGTTGGCTCGGGCACGGCTACACCGACACCTTTCGGATGTTTACTTCTGATCCGCATCACTACAGTTGGTGGTCACAGCGTGCCGGAGCGCGTGCGCGTAACGTCGGCTGGAGGATTGACTACGTGCTTAGTTCAGATGCTCTGAAAAAGGAAATCACAGGAGCTCGTATTCATCCTGAAATCATGGGCTCCGATCATTGTCCGATTAGTGTCACTATCGCTTCTTAGTTTCAGGAGCAGGTTGAGTTTGAACAGAGTGCGCCGAGGCATCTAAGCGAAAGCATCCCGTCCAACTTCCTCGCGTGTTTGCAAAAGAGCTGCATGAAGCCATCTTCGTCGTGATTAAGTTCGTAGTAGATGGTGTAATATAGGGGCCGGCCTTCCTGCTCCTGCCAGAAAGCAAGCTCGGGGCTGAGCACGTCTTGCCACAGCATGCCTGGCGTCGCGCTGCTTCGAATCTGAATGCTGGGCAACAGGCCTTCGGTCTCGCTTTGAGCGTCATCGAACTCGAACCAGATTACAACAAGATCGTTGTCTTGATTTTGGTACGAGGTCGAGCGCACCCCTCGAAGTATAATTCCAAGACTGTCTCTAAGCTCAATGCTTTGCTGACAACTGAACCCTTCGGGAATAGGGGTATCCTGAGTTAAGGGCCCTATGGCTTGCGCAAGAAGTTGTCCATCAACGTTTTCATCCTCTTTTTCGGGTGAAACGGCTGTGCATGCGCTCAGTACAAGAAGCCCAAGAATGGAATGAAGCGATTTCATGGGCCACCAAGTTAGCACAGCGTTCTGATTCGTCGAGCGAATCCGGGCGGAGCTCTACTAGTCTGTGATAGAATAAGGCATGACGGATCGGATGGTGGCCTTAGCAGAGGAGGTTGTTTCGGGTTCGACACGCGCTGCGGCGCGGGCGATACGGCTGGTTGATGATCGAAGCGAGGGTTACGAGCGCCTGCTCGCTACGCTCTATCCTTACACGGGCAAGGCCATGGTGCTTGGCATTACGGGGACACCTGGCGCAGGTAAAAGTACTTTGGTTGCCGAGCTTGTGACATCGTTTCGCAAGGCCCAAAAAAAAGTTGGTGTGCTTGCGGTCGATCCCAGTAGTCCTTTTTCAGGCGGAGCAATTCTCGGTGACAGGATTCGCATGCAGGATCATTTTTTGGATCCGGGGGTATTCATCCGTTCCATTGCTACGCGAGGTGCGCTGGGTGGACTTTCCTTTTCCGCTTTGGACTTGTCCCGTGTGCTTGATGCTTTTGGTTGCGAGGTGGTGATCGTGGAGACCGTGGGCGTCGGACAAGACGAGCTGGATATTGCGCGCTTGGCTGATACAACGGTTGTGGTGAGTGCGCCTGGCCTTGGCGATGACATCCAAGCCGTTAAGGCTGGTATTTTGGAAATCGCCGACGTGTTTGTAGTGAACAAGAGTGACAAGCCTGGTGCAGATGCTGCAGTTGCCGATCTTGAACACATGGTAGCGCTTGGTTATGAAGTAGACGATGCTTTTAAAGCGCATCATCACGGCACAGCGCCCTTGGAGCCAAACAAAGCCAGATGCAACAACACGAACTGGGAACCTGTCATTATCAAGACCGTTGCAGCCACAGGGCAGGGCGTAGACGAACTAATGAATGCCGTTGGGGCTCATCAGCGGTTTTTGTTTGATACAGAGCCTGGAAAGCAAAAACGGCGGGAAAAACTAAAGGAACAGATGGGCTGGTTACTGGAACAGTCTGTTTTAACTCGAGTGCGTTCTTTATTGCAGACTGAACTTGACGAAGAAGTTGAACGAGTCTTGCAGATGAACGAGGATCCCTACACGGTAGTCCGTGAAATCACCGATAAGTTTTTGAGGAGGTGAAGCGTGAGTAAGCAGGTTTACATCGTTGGCAGTGCAAGAACACCGATAGCTTCTTTTTTGGGTAGCTTATCTTCTCTTACGGCGCCACAACTAGGAGCTACGGCGATAAGGGCAGCGCTTGAGCATGCAGGTCTCTCTGCAGATGCCATCGACGAATGTTATATGGGTAATGTGCTAAGTGCCGGAGTTGGCCAAGCCCCCGCACGTCAAGCTGCAAAAGGGGCGGGACTGCCGAACAACGTGCCTGCGACGACTATCAACAAGGTGTGCGGATCGGGGTTGCAATCAATCATCATGGGCCAAAAAGCGATTTTGCTGGATGATGCTGAGTTAGTGGTTGCTGGGGGCATGGAATCGATGAGCAACGCGCCTTATATTTTGCCCAAAGCACGCTCCGGCTATCGCATGGGTAACGGCGAGGTGATCGATACCATGGTGCACGATGGTCTTTGGGATCCCTACGGCAACATGCACATGGGTCATGCCGGTGAACTTTGTGCTAGAGAATGTAACT belongs to Myxococcales bacterium and includes:
- a CDS encoding YihY/virulence factor BrkB family protein, whose protein sequence is MSAAIAFYALLSASPLAIAVVLFAGTFLGEQAVQAEMFSQLRFYIGTDAATHLQELLRRAQHPEGRNLATGLGLLVLLFASSRLFSSIRVALNQIWKVKRSTELHWYQLTTRALKRRVIALVLVGLCALVMMLVMLWKTFVLYFSSWLPSPLNQFNSETSVDLVAAFVLLALMFLLVFKWLPDKSLSWRNVAMGATVTSALFVLGSFGAGLYLQKLALFSAYGGAGTIAMVFLWAYYSAQVFVFGAAFAYHWAEERGEARLEE
- the xth gene encoding exodeoxyribonuclease III, whose amino-acid sequence is MLIYSWNVNGIRAACKKGFLDWFQHCGADIVGLQEVRANEEQIPEELRAPAGWYRHSVSAERKGYSGVTLYSRQEPDEVHISLSAKEFDCEGRLQVARFGKLWVVNCYFPNGNGKDRDNSRVLFKLAFYQRLFDYLEPAVKKNERLVVMGDFNTAHTEIDIARPKANEKTSGFLPEEREEFSRWLGHGYTDTFRMFTSDPHHYSWWSQRAGARARNVGWRIDYVLSSDALKKEITGARIHPEIMGSDHCPISVTIAS
- the meaB gene encoding methylmalonyl Co-A mutase-associated GTPase MeaB gives rise to the protein MTDRMVALAEEVVSGSTRAAARAIRLVDDRSEGYERLLATLYPYTGKAMVLGITGTPGAGKSTLVAELVTSFRKAQKKVGVLAVDPSSPFSGGAILGDRIRMQDHFLDPGVFIRSIATRGALGGLSFSALDLSRVLDAFGCEVVIVETVGVGQDELDIARLADTTVVVSAPGLGDDIQAVKAGILEIADVFVVNKSDKPGADAAVADLEHMVALGYEVDDAFKAHHHGTAPLEPNKARCNNTNWEPVIIKTVAATGQGVDELMNAVGAHQRFLFDTEPGKQKRREKLKEQMGWLLEQSVLTRVRSLLQTELDEEVERVLQMNEDPYTVVREITDKFLRR